A single window of Malus sylvestris chromosome 5, drMalSylv7.2, whole genome shotgun sequence DNA harbors:
- the LOC126622356 gene encoding RNA polymerase II C-terminal domain phosphatase-like 1, whose product MYKFVYKGEDLLGEVEIYPTVNENNKNVQDVLKEIRISYFSQPSERCPPVAVLHTINSSNGVCFKMMESKTSPLSSPDTPLFLLHSSMTQENKTAVMPLGGEELHLVAMQSRNGGKQFPCFWGFYVASGLYNSCLVMLNLRCLGIVFDLDETLIVANTMRSFEDRIEALQRKISTEVDPLRISGMLAEIKRYQDDKFILKQYAENDQVVDNGRVVKTQSEVVPALSDNHQPIIRPLIRLHEKNIILTRINPQIRDTSVLVRLRPAWEDLRSYLTARGRKRFEVYVCTMAERDYALEMWRLLDPDSNLINSNKLLDRIVCVKSGSRKSLFNVFQESLCHPKMALVIDDRLKVWDERDQPRVHVVPAFAPYYAPQAEANNTVPVLCVARNVACNVRGGFFKEFDDSLLQKIPEFFYEDDIKDVPSPDVSNHLVSEDDPSALNGNRDPLTFDGMADAEVERRLKEATSAALTASSVVTNIDPRLASLQYSMAPSSSTTSLPSSQQSPMTFPNIQFPQGASVVKPLGHLGAAEPSLHSSPAREEGEVPESELDPDTRRRLLILQHGQDTREPPPSEPPFAVRPPVQASVPRVQPRPGWFPVEEEMSPRQLSRTVPKELPLDPDPMQIEKHRPHHSSFFSKVDNSIPSDRILQENQRFPKEAFHRDDRLRFNHALAGYHSVSGEEIPLSRSPSMNRDVDFESGRAISNAETPAGALQEIAMKCGAKVEFRPALVASTELQFYVEAWFAGEKIGEGTGKTRREAHFQAAEGSLKNLANIYLSRVKPDSVPVHGEMSKFSNANNNGFVGNANSFGIQSFPKEESLSSSTSSEPSRPLDPRLEGFQKSMNSVSALKELCMIEGLGGVVFQPRPPPSANSVEKDEVHVQVEIDGEVLGKGIGLTWDEAKMQAAEKALGSLRSTLFAQKRQGSPRSFQGMPNKRMKQEFPQVLQRMPSSARYPKNAPPVP is encoded by the exons ACTGCAGTAATGCCCCTAGGAGGGGAGGAGCTTCATTTGGTTGCCATGCAATCCAGGAATGGTGGTAAACAGTTCCCATGTTTCTGGGGATTCTATGTTGCATCAGGACTATACAATTCTTGCCTTGTCATGCTGAATCTTAGATGTCTGGGCATTGTATTTGATCTTGATGAAACACTCATTGTTGCAAATACAATGCGCTCTTTTGAGGATCGAATTGAGGCCCTACAGAGGAAGATAAGCACTGAGGTGGACCCACTACGTATTTCTGGTATGCTTGCAGAGATCAAGCGGTATCAAGATGACAAGTTTATATTGAAGCAATATGCTGAAAATGATCAAGTTGTTGATAATGGGAGAGTTGTCAAAACTCAATCGGAGGTTGTTCCAGCCTTGTCTGACAATCATCAACCTATTATTCGGCCTCTTATACGATTACATGAGAAAAATATTATACTGACTCGCATTAATCCGCAG ATTCGTGATACAAGTGTTCTTGTGAGGTTGAGACCTGCATGGGAAGATCTTCGGAGCTACCTGACTGCAAGAGGGCGCAAGCGGTTTGAGGTTTATGTTTGCACAATGGCTGAAAGGGATTATGCATTGGAAATGTGGAGGCTTCTTGATCCTGATTCAAACTTGATAAACTCAAATAAATTACTTGATCGTATTGTCTGTGTGAAGTCTG GTTCAAGAAAGTCGTTGTTCAATGTCTTCCAAGAAAGCTTATGCCATCCTAAGATGGCATTGGTAATTGATGATCGCTTGAAAGTGTGGGATGAGAGAGATCAACCTCGGGTGCATGTTGTTCCTGCTTTTGCTCCGTATTATGCTCCTCAAGCTGAA GCAAATAACACAGTCCCTGTCCTGTGTGTTGCAAGAAATGTTGCTTGCAATGTCAGAGGTGGATTTTTTAA AGAATTTGATGACAGTCTTCTACAAAAGATTCCTGAATTTTTTTATGAAGATGATATTAAAGATGTCCCTTCACCTGATGTGAGCAATCATCTAGTTTCAGAG GATGATCCTTCTGCTTTAAATGGAAACAGAGACCCGCTCACTTTTGATGGCATGGCAGATGCTGAGGTTGAAAGAAGACTGAAG GAAGCAACCTCAGCTGCTTTAACGGCTTCTTCGGTAGTCACTAACATAGATCCAAGGCTTGCTTCTCTTCAGTACTCTATGGCTCCTTCCTCTAGCACAACTTCACTGCCGTCAAGTCAGCAATCACCAATGACTTTTCCTAATATACAGTTCCCTCAGGGAGCTTCAGTGGTTAAACCGTTGGGTCATCTTGGCGCTGCAGAACCAAGCTTGCATAGTTCTCCGGCTAGAGAGGAGGGAGAGGTACCTGAATCAGAGTTAGACCCTGATACAAGGCGGAGGCTACTGATTTTGCAGCATGGCCAAGATACAAGAGAACCACCACCGAGTGAGCCCCCATTTGCTGTCAGACCTCCAGTACAAGCCTCTGTTCCACGGGTGCAACCGCGTCCAGGCTGGTTTCCAGTGGAGGAAGAAATGAGCCCTCGGCAACTGAGCCGGACGGTACCCAAAGAACTTCCATTGGATCCAGATCCAATGCAGATTGAGAAGCATCGACCTCATCATTCATCTTTTTTCTCAAAGGTTGATAATTCTATTCCATCTGATAGGATTcttcaagaaaatcaaagaTTTCCGAAAGAG GCATTTCATAGAGATGATCGGCTGAGATTCAACCATGCATTGGCTGGCTATCATTCAGTGTCAG GTGAGGAGATTCCCTTGAGTCGATCCCCTTCCATGAATAGAGATGTGGACTTTGAGTCTGGACGAGCTATATCAAATGCAGAAACTCCTGCTGGAGCCTTACAGGAAATCGCAATGAAGTGTGGAGCCAAG GTGGAGTTTAGGCCAGCTTTGGTTGCTAGCACGGAACTCCAGTTTTATGTTGAG GCTTGGTTTGCaggagagaaaattggtgaagGAACTGGTAAAACAAGAAGGGAAGCTCATTTCCAGGCTGCCGAGGGTTCTCTAAAAAACTTAGCCA ATATATACCTTTCCCGCGTCAAGCCTGATTCTGTGCCTGTTCATGGGGAAATGAGCAAGTTTTCTAATGCTAACAACAATGGTTTTGTGGGTAATGCGAATTCTTTTGGGATCCAGTCATTTCCCAAAGAGGAGTCCCTGTCATCTTCAACTTCATCGGAGCCTTCTAGGCCACTAGACCCTAGGCTTGAAGGCTTCCAAAAATCTATGAATTCAGTCTCTGCCCTCAAAGAACTT TGTATGATAGAGGGCCTTGGTGGTGTAGTTTTTCAACCGCGACCTCCACCTTCAGCTAATTCAGTTGAGAAGGATGAAGTGCACGTACAG GTTGAAATAGATGGAGAGGTCTTGGGAAAGGGGATTGGGTTGACGTGGGATGAGGCTAAGATGCAG GCCGCTGAAAAGGCGCTCGGAAGTCTAAGATCAACTTTATTTGCTCAGAAACGTCAGGGTTCTCCAAG GTCTTTCCAAGGGATGCCAAATAAACGAATGAAGCAGGAGTTTCCACAAGTTCTTCAACGGATGCCCTCTTCTGCTAGATATCCGAAAAATGCTCCACCAGTTCCCTGA